The following coding sequences are from one Ursus arctos isolate Adak ecotype North America unplaced genomic scaffold, UrsArc2.0 scaffold_23, whole genome shotgun sequence window:
- the LOC125282033 gene encoding membrane-spanning 4-domains subfamily A member 6A-like isoform X2, whose amino-acid sequence MYANVGGTIISQPMANQTIVVLTPNGINFPQTETPKPTNQTQDSLEKRLKAEIKVLGTIQILCGAMVLSWGIILVSVPSSPQYTPMLSILLKAAYPFVGALSFVISGILSVIMEKKSTKLLARSGVAANILSSLCALMGFILLSVNLAALDPTFWNCTLNKEGKVPKGHHFFRFLWPYAKVNCSMAKTILAGTLSVMLICTVLEFCLALLAAAVWWKEAQSNFAGSVLFLPQSYKNKSTIPAKAFSDPGNEELLPA is encoded by the exons ATGTATGCAAA tgTTGGTGGCACCATCATATCACAACCCATGGCCAATCAGACCATCGTAGTTCTGACACCAAATGGCATCAACTTCCCCCAAACAGAGACACCCAAACCCACCAACCAGACGCAAGACAGCCTAGAGAAACGTCTAAAGGCAGAGATCAAAGTTCTTGGG ACCATCCAGATCCTGTGTGGGGCAATGGTGTTGAGTTGGGGGATTATTTTGGTAtctgttccctcctctccacaATATACCCCGATGCTTTCCATCCTGTTGAAGGCTGCTTACCCATTCGTAGGAGCCTTGAGT TTTGTCATTTCTGGAATTCTATCTGTCATCATGGAGAAAAAGTCAACTAAACTTTTG GCTCGGAGCGGCGTGGCTGCTAACATTCTGAGCTCTCTGTGTGCTCTCATGGGTTTTATTCTCCTCTCTGTCAACCTGGCTGCTTTGGATCCTACGTTTTGGAATTGTACCTTGAACAAAGAGGGCAAGGTGCCCAAAGGACATCATTTTTTCCGTTTTCTCTGGCCATATGCTAAGGTTAACTGTTCCATGGCCAAAACCATTCTGGCT GGAACTCTGTCTGTGATGCTGATTTGCACAGTGCTGGAGTTCTGTCTGGCCTTGCTCGCTGCTGCAGTTTGGTGGAAAGAGGCTCAGTCCAACTTTGCTGGG agtGTCCTTTTCTTGCCTCAGAGTTACAAGAATAAATCCACCATACCTGCAAAGGCATTTTCTGACCCTGGAAACGAAGAACTACTGCCTGCTTAG
- the LOC125282033 gene encoding membrane-spanning 4-domains subfamily A member 6A-like isoform X1 — translation MGKYWLPVWGALRALHFLRAEFIFSSSVGGTIISQPMANQTIVVLTPNGINFPQTETPKPTNQTQDSLEKRLKAEIKVLGTIQILCGAMVLSWGIILVSVPSSPQYTPMLSILLKAAYPFVGALSFVISGILSVIMEKKSTKLLARSGVAANILSSLCALMGFILLSVNLAALDPTFWNCTLNKEGKVPKGHHFFRFLWPYAKVNCSMAKTILAGTLSVMLICTVLEFCLALLAAAVWWKEAQSNFAGSVLFLPQSYKNKSTIPAKAFSDPGNEELLPA, via the exons ATGGGAAAATACTGGCTCCCAGTGTGGGGAGCCTTGAGAGCTCTACACTTTTTAAGAgctgaatttattttctcttccagtgTTGGTGGCACCATCATATCACAACCCATGGCCAATCAGACCATCGTAGTTCTGACACCAAATGGCATCAACTTCCCCCAAACAGAGACACCCAAACCCACCAACCAGACGCAAGACAGCCTAGAGAAACGTCTAAAGGCAGAGATCAAAGTTCTTGGG ACCATCCAGATCCTGTGTGGGGCAATGGTGTTGAGTTGGGGGATTATTTTGGTAtctgttccctcctctccacaATATACCCCGATGCTTTCCATCCTGTTGAAGGCTGCTTACCCATTCGTAGGAGCCTTGAGT TTTGTCATTTCTGGAATTCTATCTGTCATCATGGAGAAAAAGTCAACTAAACTTTTG GCTCGGAGCGGCGTGGCTGCTAACATTCTGAGCTCTCTGTGTGCTCTCATGGGTTTTATTCTCCTCTCTGTCAACCTGGCTGCTTTGGATCCTACGTTTTGGAATTGTACCTTGAACAAAGAGGGCAAGGTGCCCAAAGGACATCATTTTTTCCGTTTTCTCTGGCCATATGCTAAGGTTAACTGTTCCATGGCCAAAACCATTCTGGCT GGAACTCTGTCTGTGATGCTGATTTGCACAGTGCTGGAGTTCTGTCTGGCCTTGCTCGCTGCTGCAGTTTGGTGGAAAGAGGCTCAGTCCAACTTTGCTGGG agtGTCCTTTTCTTGCCTCAGAGTTACAAGAATAAATCCACCATACCTGCAAAGGCATTTTCTGACCCTGGAAACGAAGAACTACTGCCTGCTTAG
- the LOC125282033 gene encoding membrane-spanning 4-domains subfamily A member 6A-like isoform X3, whose protein sequence is MANQTIVVLTPNGINFPQTETPKPTNQTQDSLEKRLKAEIKVLGTIQILCGAMVLSWGIILVSVPSSPQYTPMLSILLKAAYPFVGALSFVISGILSVIMEKKSTKLLARSGVAANILSSLCALMGFILLSVNLAALDPTFWNCTLNKEGKVPKGHHFFRFLWPYAKVNCSMAKTILAGTLSVMLICTVLEFCLALLAAAVWWKEAQSNFAGSVLFLPQSYKNKSTIPAKAFSDPGNEELLPA, encoded by the exons ATGGCCAATCAGACCATCGTAGTTCTGACACCAAATGGCATCAACTTCCCCCAAACAGAGACACCCAAACCCACCAACCAGACGCAAGACAGCCTAGAGAAACGTCTAAAGGCAGAGATCAAAGTTCTTGGG ACCATCCAGATCCTGTGTGGGGCAATGGTGTTGAGTTGGGGGATTATTTTGGTAtctgttccctcctctccacaATATACCCCGATGCTTTCCATCCTGTTGAAGGCTGCTTACCCATTCGTAGGAGCCTTGAGT TTTGTCATTTCTGGAATTCTATCTGTCATCATGGAGAAAAAGTCAACTAAACTTTTG GCTCGGAGCGGCGTGGCTGCTAACATTCTGAGCTCTCTGTGTGCTCTCATGGGTTTTATTCTCCTCTCTGTCAACCTGGCTGCTTTGGATCCTACGTTTTGGAATTGTACCTTGAACAAAGAGGGCAAGGTGCCCAAAGGACATCATTTTTTCCGTTTTCTCTGGCCATATGCTAAGGTTAACTGTTCCATGGCCAAAACCATTCTGGCT GGAACTCTGTCTGTGATGCTGATTTGCACAGTGCTGGAGTTCTGTCTGGCCTTGCTCGCTGCTGCAGTTTGGTGGAAAGAGGCTCAGTCCAACTTTGCTGGG agtGTCCTTTTCTTGCCTCAGAGTTACAAGAATAAATCCACCATACCTGCAAAGGCATTTTCTGACCCTGGAAACGAAGAACTACTGCCTGCTTAG
- the LOC125282033 gene encoding membrane-spanning 4-domains subfamily A member 6E-like isoform X4, with amino-acid sequence MGKYWLPVWGALRALHFLRAEFIFSSSVGGTIISQPMANQTIVVLTPNGINFPQTETPKPTNQTQDSLEKRLKAEIKVLGFVISGILSVIMEKKSTKLLARSGVAANILSSLCALMGFILLSVNLAALDPTFWNCTLNKEGKVPKGHHFFRFLWPYAKVNCSMAKTILAGTLSVMLICTVLEFCLALLAAAVWWKEAQSNFAGSVLFLPQSYKNKSTIPAKAFSDPGNEELLPA; translated from the exons ATGGGAAAATACTGGCTCCCAGTGTGGGGAGCCTTGAGAGCTCTACACTTTTTAAGAgctgaatttattttctcttccagtgTTGGTGGCACCATCATATCACAACCCATGGCCAATCAGACCATCGTAGTTCTGACACCAAATGGCATCAACTTCCCCCAAACAGAGACACCCAAACCCACCAACCAGACGCAAGACAGCCTAGAGAAACGTCTAAAGGCAGAGATCAAAGTTCTTGGG TTTGTCATTTCTGGAATTCTATCTGTCATCATGGAGAAAAAGTCAACTAAACTTTTG GCTCGGAGCGGCGTGGCTGCTAACATTCTGAGCTCTCTGTGTGCTCTCATGGGTTTTATTCTCCTCTCTGTCAACCTGGCTGCTTTGGATCCTACGTTTTGGAATTGTACCTTGAACAAAGAGGGCAAGGTGCCCAAAGGACATCATTTTTTCCGTTTTCTCTGGCCATATGCTAAGGTTAACTGTTCCATGGCCAAAACCATTCTGGCT GGAACTCTGTCTGTGATGCTGATTTGCACAGTGCTGGAGTTCTGTCTGGCCTTGCTCGCTGCTGCAGTTTGGTGGAAAGAGGCTCAGTCCAACTTTGCTGGG agtGTCCTTTTCTTGCCTCAGAGTTACAAGAATAAATCCACCATACCTGCAAAGGCATTTTCTGACCCTGGAAACGAAGAACTACTGCCTGCTTAG